A section of the Salmo salar chromosome ssa05, Ssal_v3.1, whole genome shotgun sequence genome encodes:
- the cf191 gene encoding CF191 protein isoform X3, with protein MAFRGKVADTRTVLVHLLLCLVIFYSLYYMIGSVCFGAFRLDHFDGLIPFDFKTEPTNLESNSKYLVNLLSMELTYFCSGLLFAAVVRRWVWDYALTVTLLHVLLTSLVMLEFPLVWQWWLALAGCF; from the exons ATGGCCTTCAGGGGTAAAGTGGCCGACACGAGG ACAGTGCTTGTGCACCTGCTGCTGTGCCTCGTCAtattctactctctctactacatgATTGGGAGTGTGTGTTTCGGCGCGTTCAG GTTGGATCACTTTGATGGACTTATTCCCTTTGACTTTAAGACTGAACCAACCAATTTGGAGTCCAACTCCAAATACCTGG TGAACCTGCTGTCCATGGAGTTGACCTATTTCTGCAGTGGTCTGCTGTTTGCAGCCGTGGTGAGGAGATGGGTCTGGGACTACGCTCTCACAGTCACACTACTGCACGTACTGCTCACCAGCCTGG tgatgTTGGAGTTTCCCTTGGTATGGCAGTGGTGGCTGGCCCTTG CGGGTTGTTTCTGA
- the cf191 gene encoding CF191 protein isoform X2 → MAFRGKVADTRTVLVHLLLCLVIFYSLYYMIGSVCFGAFRCDTFLFLSACTCGYWVSDLAGTVSRPHAASRNLVPGDRREGEGFVESTATIGLFSLIGMTVSFNHPGSLLAPPFEYPVCLFVLSAVLLFAFRLDHFDGLIPFDFKTEPTNLESNSKYLVNLLSMELTYFCSGLLFAAVVRRWVWDYALTVTLLHVLLTSLVMLEFPLVWQWWLALAGCF, encoded by the exons ATGGCCTTCAGGGGTAAAGTGGCCGACACGAGG ACAGTGCTTGTGCACCTGCTGCTGTGCCTCGTCAtattctactctctctactacatgATTGGGAGTGTGTGTTTCGGCGCGTTCAGGTGCGACACTTTTCTTTTCCTCTCTGCGTGCACGTGTGGTTATTGGGTAAGTGACCTTGCTGGAACGGTGAGCCGTCCTCACGCGGCTTCTAGAAACCTGGTGCCAGGTgacagaagagagggggagggattcgTGGAATCCACAGCAACTATTGGTCTGTTTTCATTGATTGGAATGACAGTCAGTTTCAACCACCCTGGTTCCCTCCTAGCACCTCCTTTTGAATatcctgtttgtttgtttgttttatctGCTGTTCTTCTATTTGCATTCAGGTTGGATCACTTTGATGGACTTATTCCCTTTGACTTTAAGACTGAACCAACCAATTTGGAGTCCAACTCCAAATACCTGG TGAACCTGCTGTCCATGGAGTTGACCTATTTCTGCAGTGGTCTGCTGTTTGCAGCCGTGGTGAGGAGATGGGTCTGGGACTACGCTCTCACAGTCACACTACTGCACGTACTGCTCACCAGCCTGG tgatgTTGGAGTTTCCCTTGGTATGGCAGTGGTGGCTGGCCCTTG CGGGTTGTTTCTGA
- the cf191 gene encoding CF191 protein (The RefSeq protein has 1 substitution compared to this genomic sequence) produces the protein MAFRGKVADTRTVLVHLLLCLVIFYPLYYMIGSVCFGAFRLDHFDGLIPFDFKTEPTNLESNSKYLVNLLSMELTYFCSGLLFAAVVRRWVWDYALTVTLLHVLLTSLVMLEFPLVWQWWLALGSGLFLMICNGQLIAYFTCQSDQSYPTFNSY, from the exons ATGGCCTTCAGGGGTAAAGTGGCCGACACGAGG ACAGTGCTTGTGCACCTGCTGCTGTGCCTCGTCAtattctactctctctactacatgATTGGGAGTGTGTGTTTCGGCGCGTTCAG GTTGGATCACTTTGATGGACTTATTCCCTTTGACTTTAAGACTGAACCAACCAATTTGGAGTCCAACTCCAAATACCTGG TGAACCTGCTGTCCATGGAGTTGACCTATTTCTGCAGTGGTCTGCTGTTTGCAGCCGTGGTGAGGAGATGGGTCTGGGACTACGCTCTCACAGTCACACTACTGCACGTACTGCTCACCAGCCTGG tgatgTTGGAGTTTCCCTTGGTATGGCAGTGGTGGCTGGCCCTTG gCAGCGGGTTGTTTCTGATGATCTGTAACGGTCAGCTGATAGCTTACTTCACctgccagagtgaccagagtTACCCCACCTTCAACAGctactga
- the cf191 gene encoding CF191 protein isoform X1, whose amino-acid sequence MAFRGKVADTRTVLVHLLLCLVIFYSLYYMIGSVCFGAFRCDTFLFLSACTCGYWVSDLAGTVSRPHAASRNLVPGDRREGEGFVESTATIGLFSLIGMTVSFNHPGSLLAPPFEYPVCLFVLSAVLLFAFRLDHFDGLIPFDFKTEPTNLESNSKYLVNLLSMELTYFCSGLLFAAVVRRWVWDYALTVTLLHVLLTSLVMLEFPLVWQWWLALGSGLFLMICNGQLIAYFTCQSDQSYPTFNSY is encoded by the exons ATGGCCTTCAGGGGTAAAGTGGCCGACACGAGG ACAGTGCTTGTGCACCTGCTGCTGTGCCTCGTCAtattctactctctctactacatgATTGGGAGTGTGTGTTTCGGCGCGTTCAGGTGCGACACTTTTCTTTTCCTCTCTGCGTGCACGTGTGGTTATTGGGTAAGTGACCTTGCTGGAACGGTGAGCCGTCCTCACGCGGCTTCTAGAAACCTGGTGCCAGGTgacagaagagagggggagggattcgTGGAATCCACAGCAACTATTGGTCTGTTTTCATTGATTGGAATGACAGTCAGTTTCAACCACCCTGGTTCCCTCCTAGCACCTCCTTTTGAATatcctgtttgtttgtttgttttatctGCTGTTCTTCTATTTGCATTCAGGTTGGATCACTTTGATGGACTTATTCCCTTTGACTTTAAGACTGAACCAACCAATTTGGAGTCCAACTCCAAATACCTGG TGAACCTGCTGTCCATGGAGTTGACCTATTTCTGCAGTGGTCTGCTGTTTGCAGCCGTGGTGAGGAGATGGGTCTGGGACTACGCTCTCACAGTCACACTACTGCACGTACTGCTCACCAGCCTGG tgatgTTGGAGTTTCCCTTGGTATGGCAGTGGTGGCTGGCCCTTG gCAGCGGGTTGTTTCTGATGATCTGTAACGGTCAGCTGATAGCTTACTTCACctgccagagtgaccagagtTACCCCACCTTCAACAGctactga